The Dietzia sp. ANT_WB102 region CCGACCCCGCGTTCGCCGAGGCGGCCGGGTTCCCTCGCCCGATCCTCCACGGCCTGTGCTCGTACGGCCTGGTCCTGCGCGCGGTCGTGGACGAGGTGCTCGGCGGCGACGTCGCGCGGGTCGGCGGCTACGGCGTGACCTTCGGCGGCATCTTCTTCCCCGGTGAGACCATGCGCATCCGCGTGTGGGAAGAGGGCTCGCGACTGCTCGTGGCGGCGACCGTCGTGGAGCGCGACGACGCCCCCGTGCTCAAGAACGTGGTGGTCGACCTCGCCTGACCGGCGCTGATCGACGGTCAACGAACACCCCGCGGTCGCCACCGCGGGGTGTTCTCGTATCTGCGGCCCGAAGGCCGATCAGCAGAGCTCGCGGAACTGCTCCACCAGCCGGAGTCGACCGGGCGCGTCGAGAGCCATGGGGACGACGGTCAGCGTCGTGGCGCCGGCCTCGCGGAATGCCTCGACACGCTCGGCGACGTACCCCGCGGGGCCGATGAGCGAGACCGACCGGACGAGCTCGTCAGGCACGGCAGCGGCCGCCTCATCCTTCTTGCCGTCCAGATACAGGTCCTGGATACGGGCGGCGTCTGCCTCGTAGCCGTAGCGGCACGCGAGTTCGTTGTAGAAGTTCTTCCCCCGCGCGCCCATGCCACCGATGTAAAGGGCCAAGTGCGGCCGCACGAGATCCAGGTAACCCGGGACCTCGTCTTCCTTCACGATCGCCAGCGGCGGGCCGGCGTAGACCTCGAGATCCCCCAGCGCGGGATCGCGCTTGGCGCGGCCCTTCGCCAGCGCGTCGCCCCAGGCCACGTGCGCCTTCTCCGGGTGGAAGAAAATCGGCTGCCAGCCGTCCGCGATCTCGGCGGCCAGCTGAACGTTCTTCGGGCCCAGGGCGGCGAGGATGATCGGGATGTTCTCGCGCACCGGGTGGTTGATGAGCTTGAGCGGCTTGCCGAGTCCCGTGCCCTGATCCGCAGGCAGGGGGATCTGGTACTTCGCCCCGTTGTGGACAAGCTTCTCGCGGCGCCACACCTTGCGGCAGATCTCGATGATCTCGCGGGTGCGGGCCAGCGGGGCGTCATACTTCACGCCGTGGAAGCCCTCCACGACCTGTGGTCCGGAGGCGCCCAGGCCGAGGGTGAAGCGACCGTCGGAGACGAAGTCCAAGCCCGCCGCGGTCATCGCGGTGAGCGTGGGCGTGCGCGTGTAGATCTGCAGGATCCCCGACGCCAGCTCCATCGTGGACGTCTTGGCGGCGAGGTAACCGAGCTGACTCACCGCGTCGAAGGAGTAGGCCTCGGGGACGAACGCGATGTCGAGTCCCGCCCGCTCGAGGTCGGCGGCCTCCGCGGCCGTCTCGGCGAACCCGCCGCTGTAGTTGAGAGCCATTCCAATGCGCATGTACACAACGCTACCGGGGGGTCGTGGCGTCTCTCTCGCGGGCCTGACCGCCGTCCCCTCTGATCACCATGTCGACCTCTCCGCCCACCCGCACGAACACGCCGACGCGGCGACGCAGGGGCGTGTCGGTGCGCTCGTAGCCGAGTAGGCGCATGCCCGCGTCGGAGGCCACCTCCAAGACGGCGGTTTCGGGCAGGTCGACGTCGGCGGTGGGGACGACGACGAGGTCGGCGGCCCCCAGCATCCGTGCCAGCCGCAGCCGTCGCGTCCGTTCGTCCCCCCGGCGACGCAGCCACCGGCGCACCGCCACCACGGCGACCGCGATCCCCCACGCGGCGAGCGGGAGCAGCGCCACCATCGTGAGCACCCAGCCGAGGCTCATCGGTCCTGCGCCGGGATGGAACGACCCGCCACGCGGCGGGATGTGGGGGCGGACGTACGCGTGAAACGCATCGGTTCGAGCCACGGGCCCCGCTGCACGAGTGCCCGCGTACCCCCCACGGGTTCCAGGCCCCTGGACCGGGCCGCCGCATAGACGACTGACCGGGGAAGCCGTAGCTCCCAGGGGCGCACGACCACCTCGTCGTCGTCGCCGTCGAGCCTGACCGCCAGGGCACGGGCGCGCCGGCCGTGCCGGTCCCGATACGACCGCACCAGGCCGCGGATCCGCAACCTCGGGTCCTTTATCCGCATGCAGCGAATCGTACTGGGCCGTAGGCTCGCCCCATGGCACCGAAGCCGAGTCTTCAGTCCGATTCACACTCTCGTGACTCACTCCCAGCCGACCCACGAGCAGCCGACCCGGAGCTCACGGAGGACGGGCACGTCGTCGAGCCCAGCGCCGACGACTACCGTCACGCGACCGAGCTCGAGATCGACCGGGACTGGTACAAGTCCGCAGTGTTCTACGAAGTCCTGGTGCGCGCCTTCTACGACTCGGATGGCAACGGCACCGGCGACCTACGTGGGCTCATCGAGAAGCTCGACTACCTGGAGTGGCTGGGCGTCGATTGCCTGTGGCTGCCGCCGTTCTATGACTCCCCACTGCGCGACGGCGGTTACGACATCCGCGACTTCCGCACGGTGCTACCGGAGTTCGGCACCGTCGAGGACTTCGTCGAACTCCTCGAACAGGCCCACAGTCGCGGGATCCGCGTCATCACCGACCTGGTCATGAACCACACCTCCGACACCCACGCGTGGTTCACCGAGTCCCGCTCCGACCCGACGGGGCCGTACGGCGACTACTACGTGTGGTCGGACGACGACACGCGGTACCCGGAGGCCCGAATCATCTTCGTCGACACCGAGTCGTCCAACTGGACCTACGACCCGGTGCGTGGACAGTTCTACTGGCACCGCTTCTTCTCCCACCAGCCCGACCTCAACTACGACAATCCCGAGGTTCAGGAGGCGATGATCGACGTCCTGCGGTTCTGGTTGGACCTCGGCATCGACGGGTTCCGCCTGGACGCCGTGCCGTACCTGTTCGAGCGCGACGGAACCAACGGCGAGAACCTGCCCGAGACGCACGAATTCCTCCGCAAGTGCCGGTCCGTGGTCGAAGAGGAGTTCCCCGGGCGCGTGCTGCTGGCCGAGGCCAACCAGTGGCCGGAGGACGTGGTGGACTACTTCGGCGAGCCCGAGGTGGGCGACGAGTGCCACATGGCGTTCCACTTCCCGCTGATGCCGCGGATCTTCATGGCGGTGCGGCGACAGTCCCGGTTCCCCGTCACCGAGATCCTGGCCCAGACCCCCGACATCCCGTCCTCGGCGCAGTGGGCGATCTTCCTGCGCAACCACGACGAGCTGACGCTCGAGATGGTGACCGACGAGGAACGCGACTACATGTATGCCGAGTACGCCAAAGACCCGCGGATGAAGGCCAACATCGGTATCCGCCGGCGGCTGGCCCCGCTGCTCGACGGCGACACCAACCAACTCGAACTGTTCACCGCGCTGCTGCTGAGCTTGCCCGGATCGCCGATGCTGTACTACGGCGACGAGATCGGCATGGGAGACAACATCTGGCTCGGCGACCGCGACGCCGTCCGTACGCCGATGCAGTGGAGCCCCGACCGCAACGCCGGGTTCTCCCGCTGCGACCCGGGCAGGCTCTACCTGCCGGTGATCATGGACCCGCTGTACGGCTACCAGGGCGTCAACGTGGAGGCGCAGCTCAACTCCACTGCCAGCCTGCTGCACTGGACGCGGCGCATGATCCACGTCCGCAAGAGCCAGCCCGCATTCGGGCTGGGCGAGTTCACCGACTTGGGCGGATCCAACCCGTCGATCCTGTCCTACCTGCGCACGCTCGACTCCGGCG contains the following coding sequences:
- a CDS encoding LLM class F420-dependent oxidoreductase — translated: MRIGMALNYSGGFAETAAEAADLERAGLDIAFVPEAYSFDAVSQLGYLAAKTSTMELASGILQIYTRTPTLTAMTAAGLDFVSDGRFTLGLGASGPQVVEGFHGVKYDAPLARTREIIEICRKVWRREKLVHNGAKYQIPLPADQGTGLGKPLKLINHPVRENIPIILAALGPKNVQLAAEIADGWQPIFFHPEKAHVAWGDALAKGRAKRDPALGDLEVYAGPPLAIVKEDEVPGYLDLVRPHLALYIGGMGARGKNFYNELACRYGYEADAARIQDLYLDGKKDEAAAAVPDELVRSVSLIGPAGYVAERVEAFREAGATTLTVVPMALDAPGRLRLVEQFRELC
- the treS gene encoding maltose alpha-D-glucosyltransferase, with translation MAPKPSLQSDSHSRDSLPADPRAADPELTEDGHVVEPSADDYRHATELEIDRDWYKSAVFYEVLVRAFYDSDGNGTGDLRGLIEKLDYLEWLGVDCLWLPPFYDSPLRDGGYDIRDFRTVLPEFGTVEDFVELLEQAHSRGIRVITDLVMNHTSDTHAWFTESRSDPTGPYGDYYVWSDDDTRYPEARIIFVDTESSNWTYDPVRGQFYWHRFFSHQPDLNYDNPEVQEAMIDVLRFWLDLGIDGFRLDAVPYLFERDGTNGENLPETHEFLRKCRSVVEEEFPGRVLLAEANQWPEDVVDYFGEPEVGDECHMAFHFPLMPRIFMAVRRQSRFPVTEILAQTPDIPSSAQWAIFLRNHDELTLEMVTDEERDYMYAEYAKDPRMKANIGIRRRLAPLLDGDTNQLELFTALLLSLPGSPMLYYGDEIGMGDNIWLGDRDAVRTPMQWSPDRNAGFSRCDPGRLYLPVIMDPLYGYQGVNVEAQLNSTASLLHWTRRMIHVRKSQPAFGLGEFTDLGGSNPSILSYLRTLDSGGPGTDVILCVNNLSRFPQAVRLDLAEYAGRQPVELTGGVPFPEIDADPYQLTLPGYGFYWLELRSPEEGP